A region of the Bacillus sp. (in: firmicutes) genome:
AATTTTATCGAGCCAATCAATTAGTTCATCCCCATAACGACCGAAGTATGCACCTTTTAATGCAGTACGGATTGTTATGTTCAAACGCACAATTACAAGTGAATGAAGATCGATACTTCATTAACGGCGATCCAACGGAAGGGGCAATGGTTGTTGCCGCTTATAAGGCAGGACTGAATCGTGAACAATTGGCAACAGAATTTCTATTGGAACATGAACTTCCGTTTGATTCCAAGCGAAAAATGATGAGTGTCATTGTAAAAGATCGACAAGGTACGCGGTTTGTGGTCACGAAAGGGGCACCAGATGTACTGCTTTCCAATTGTAATGCCATCCTTTGGAACGGACAAACGGTCCCTCTATCAAAAGAAAAAGAGCGCATATGTATAGCCACAATTGAACAATTGGCTTCTCAAGCACTACGGACCATTGCGGTCGCTTATAAAAAGTTACCTAATTCTACTATACCAATGGTACCTGAAGCCATTGAACGAGATTTAACGCTTGTCGGGTTTCAAGGGATGATCGATCCACCGCGTCCAGAAGTAAAACAGGCTGTGGCCCAATGTCGTCAAGCTGGCATAAAAACCGTCATGATTACTGGGGATCATGTGATCACCGCAAAGGCAATTGCGAAACAATTAAGCATTTTACGGCCAAATGATCGCGTCATTACAGGACAACAATTAAATGACATGACGATCGAAGAGTTAGAACAAGTAGTCGAACAGACATCTGTTTTTGCGCGCGTGTCCCCTGAACATAAGTTAAAAATTGTTAAAGCCTTTCAAAACCGTGGGCATATTGTAGCGATGACTGGCGATGGAGTAAACGATGCCCCAGCGATTAAAGTAGCGGACATTGGGGTTGCCATGGGGATTACTGGAACAGATGTGACAAAAGAAGCTTCATCCCTTGTTCTTTTAGATGACCATTTTGCTACGATTAAAGAAGCGATTCAAGAGGGACGCAATATATATGAAAATATTCGTAAGTTTATTCGCTATTTACTCGCCTCCAATGTGGGAGAAATATTAGTCATGTTATTTGCGATGTTGCTCGCCTTACCACTTCCCCTCGTTCCGATACAAATTTTGTGGGTGAATTTAGTGACAGATGGGTTACCAGCCATGGCTTTAGGATTAGATCGACCTGAAGATGATGTGATGAACCGAAAACCTAGACATCCGAATGAAGGCGTCTTTGCACGCGGACTAGGTTGGAAGGTCATATCGCGAGGATTTTTAATCGGATTTGCGACGTTATTAGCCTTTTTAATAACGTATGATCAACATCCGAACGATTTAGCATACGCGCAAACATGCGCTTTTGCGACCCTTGTGTTAGCGCAATTAATTCACGTCTTTGACTGTCGCAGTGAAACCTCTATTTTTTCGAGAAATCCATTTGGCAATATGTATTTAGTGTGGGCCGTGTTATCTTCGATTGTGTTAATGATCGTTGTCATTTATTTCCCACCGTTACAACCAATTTTTCATACAGTCGCAATTGATCCAAGAGATTGGTTATTAATTATTGCTTTAAGCGCCATCCCGACCTTTTTACTAGCAGGGACATTTTTTGCAAGAAAAAGACGAAAAAGTATGCTATAATCAGAAAGGTAGTAGAGTCTTCTCTATTACCTTTTTTATTGTTTTTAAACAAAATAACATTTACTGTTATAAATACGACATTTACTTCAAATGAACATGTATAAAATACGTATAAATCGTTTACTACTAGATTGGAAGTGATTGTCATGGTTCTTAGTATGACGGGCTACGGAAGAGCGCAAGTGTCCTCAAATCAATTAGATGTTACAGTTGAAATGAAATCGGTCAATCATCGATTTAGTGAAATACAAATTCGCATGCCACGGCAACTTTTAAAATTGGAAGAAAAAATGAAGAAAATCTTGTCGCGTTTTATTCACCGAGGACGTGTTGAGGTCTTCGTAACCATAGAAGGAGAAGGACTGATTCATCGTTCGTTACATATTGACTGGGAGCTATTAGATGATTATTATCAATTAGTAAACAGAATCACAGAAAGATACAATCTCCCTAAGGATGTTACGCTTCAAGATCTCCTCATGCGGGATGAATTAATTTCGATTGAAGAAAGAGAAGAAGCAAATGAAGAAGTGGAACAGTTAGTTTTAGCCGCAGCGGAAGAAGCGGGGAAGCAATTGTTGGACATGCGCCAAAAAGAAGGCGAAGAATTACATAAAGATTTAGAGCTCCATCTACAAAAGCTTTGTACAACAGTCGAATCGTTAAAAGAATTAGCCCCTTCGGTTGTCAAAGCATATAAAGAACGGCTTGAAAAGAAAATGAAGGAATTTGCTTCCGGGGTGTTTGACGAAGCTCGATTGTTAACCGAGGTGGCAGTTTTCTCAGACAAAGCCGATATTAATGAAGAAATTACTCGTTTACTTAGCCACATTCAACAATTTCAACACACCCTGCAATTACAAGAGCCGGTTGGTCGAAAGCTGGACTTTTTAATTCAAGAAATGAACCGGGAAGTCAATACCATCGGTTCGAAAGCAAATGATTCTCACATTGCATCGAAAGTTGTTGAAATGAAAACATTTTTAGAAAAAATGAGGGAACAAGTTCAAAACATCGAGTGATGGTACCATCATAGACCATTTTAGTAGAACAGGGAGAATTGGGGGAGCAGCATGGCGATTAAATTAATAAATATTGGGTTTGGCAATATTGTATCCGCCCACCGTATTATTTCTATTGTAAGCCCGGAATCAGCACCTATCAAACGATTAATTCAAGAAGCGCGTGAAAAAGGAACGTTAATTGATGCCACATATGGTCGACGAACGCGTGCTGTCATTATTATGGATAGCGATCATGTCATTTTATCAGCCGTTCAGCCGGAAACGGTGGCCCATCGACTAGTGGATAAAGAGCTAGATGAATAATAGGGGGAACAGGAATGAAGGAAAAAGGATTGTTAATCGTTCTATCTGGCCCATCAGGTGTCGGAAAAGGAACCGTACGAAAAGCGCTTTTCGAACAAGAAAATACTCAATTTGAATATTCGATTTCAATGACGACCCGCCCACCTCGTGAAGGTGAAGTGGATGGAGTAGATTATTTCTTTAAAACCCGCGAAGAATTTGAACGATTGATTAAAGAAGGAAAACTACTTGAGTATGCTGAATATGTCGGCAACTATTACGGTACACCTGTCGATTATGTAAAAGAAACGATGGATGCTGGAAAAGACGTTTTTTTAGAAATTGAAGTCCAAGGGGCGAAGCAAGTGCGGGAAAAATTCCCAGACGGACTGTTTATTTTCCTTGCACCACCGAGCTTAGAAGAGTTAAAAAACCGCATCGTTTCTCGCGGAACTGAAACCGAAGAATTAATTATAAATCGCTTAGAAGAAGCAAAAAAAGAAATTGAAATGATGGACTTATACGATTATGTCGTAGTTAACGATCAAGTAGAACTTGCTTGCGAGCGAATTAAAGCCATCGTCAAAGCGGAGCATTGTCGACGTGAACGTGTGGCGAAATTGTATAAAAAAATGTTGGAGGGTGAGAAGTAATGTTATATCCATCCATTGATTCTTTAATGAACAAAATAGATTCTAAATACTCTTTAGTTACAATTGCGGCTAAACGTGCCCGTCAATTACAAGGCAAAGAAGAAGGCATTTTAGAAAAGTACGTATCACAAAAATTTGTTGGTAAAGCGTTAGAAGAAATTGATGCTGAACGTCTTCGAATGGTTCCTGTGAAGGAATCGAAGGAATAACAACCTATTTTTATAGGTTGTTATTTTGTTTTATTTTAAGCCTCTCCTTCTAATGCTTGTTAAACTAAAGAAAGAAGAACCGATTTTGTATGAGGAGATGGGAGAATGACGTTACAAGGTAAACGAATATTATTATGTGTTACAGGTGGAATTGCGGTATACAAAGCATGTGCGCTAACAAGTAAACTTACCCAGCAAGGCGCTGACGTAAAAGTGATGATGAGTCAGTCAGCGAAACAATTTGTGACACCGCTTACCTTTCAAGCATTGTCACGGAATGAAGTGTACGATGATACGTTTGATGAAAAAAATCCGAAAGTTATTGCTCATATCGATTTAGCCGATTGGGCGGACTTAGTGTTAGTAGCTCCAGCAACAGCTAATATGATTGGAAAACTCGCCAACGGAATTGCTGACGACATGATTTCCACGACTTTGCTCGCTACGACGGCACCAGTTTGGATTGCGCCAGCGATGAATGTCCATATGTATGACCATCCGGCCGTGAAAAAAAATATTGCGACACTTGCTTCCTATGGTTATCGATTTGTCGAACCATCCGAAGGATATTTAGCTTGTGGATATGTTGGCAAAGGTCGGTTAGAAGAGCCGGAAAAAATCGTCGCTTTAATGGAGGAGTTTTTTGCCAAAAAAGAGAGCCAACCACTTAAAGGAAAAAAAGTGTTAATTACAGCAGGACCGACACGTGAAAGACTTGACCCTGTCCGCTTTTTCACGAACCGCTCTACCGGGAAAATGGGCTACGCTTTAGCAGAAGTAGCTTCTTCGTTTGGTGCGGATGTTACGCTCGTTTCAGGACCGACTTCATTAGTGCCTCCAGCAAACGTCGAATTCGTATCGGTAGAATCTGCTGAAGAGATGTACCAAGCGGTCATTGAACGGTTATCTGATAGCGATATCGTTATTAAAAGCGCGGCCGTAGCGGACTACCGGCCGAAACAGACGTATCAACAAAAAATGAAAAAACAAGATGGAGACTTAATGATTGAACTGGAAAGAACAAAAGATATTTTAAAAGAAATTGGGAAAAGAAAAACGACCCAATATGTTGTAGGGTTTGCCGCAGAAACGAACGATGTCGAACATTATGCACGTCAAAAATTAGAAAAGAAAAATGCGGATATGATTGTGGCGAATAATGTGATAACAGCAGGGGCTGGTTTTGGAACGGATACAAACATTGTTACTTTTGTAAAGAAAGATGGTTCCACAAAGACGTTGCCGCTTATGTCTAAGCACGAAGTGGCGGAGAAGTTGTTTGAAGAAATTATTTCCGATATGAAAGAGGATGAACCATGCAAGTAGCCGCCGTAATTGTTGACGTTCCGACGATGCAAACAGACAAAGAGTTTGATTATCTCATTCCGGATGAGTGGGTCGGAAAAATAGTCCCAGGTATGCGCGTAATCGTTCCGTTTGGTCCACGTAAAGTCCAAGGGGTAGTCGTTCGCTTAAAGCCGACTTCAACGGTAAAAAACTTAAAAAAAATAAGTGAGCCGATGGACTTATCACCCGTATTAAACAAAGAATTGTTACAGCTCGGTGAGTGGCTGACGGAACATACGTTATGCTTTAAAATCTCTGCCTACCAAGCGATGCTTCCAGCGGCAATGAAAGCCAAATATGAAAAGAAGCTCGTTTTGGTAAACCGTGAAGGAATCAACCAGCTCCCAGTGGAATTGCAACAATGGTTTAACGATCGTACCGAAATCTCATGGAAAGAAGCAGATCAACGAAATTGGCTTTCAACGCTTCAAACAGCAGTATCGATAGGGACGTTTGAAGTCGTATACGATGTGAAAGATAAAGCACGAAAAAAAATCGAAAAGCATTATTTACTCAGCCATCCTACAGACGAGCT
Encoded here:
- a CDS encoding DNA-directed RNA polymerase subunit omega, which produces MLYPSIDSLMNKIDSKYSLVTIAAKRARQLQGKEEGILEKYVSQKFVGKALEEIDAERLRMVPVKESKE
- the gmk gene encoding guanylate kinase; its protein translation is MKEKGLLIVLSGPSGVGKGTVRKALFEQENTQFEYSISMTTRPPREGEVDGVDYFFKTREEFERLIKEGKLLEYAEYVGNYYGTPVDYVKETMDAGKDVFLEIEVQGAKQVREKFPDGLFIFLAPPSLEELKNRIVSRGTETEELIINRLEEAKKEIEMMDLYDYVVVNDQVELACERIKAIVKAEHCRRERVAKLYKKMLEGEK
- a CDS encoding YicC family protein, producing the protein MVLSMTGYGRAQVSSNQLDVTVEMKSVNHRFSEIQIRMPRQLLKLEEKMKKILSRFIHRGRVEVFVTIEGEGLIHRSLHIDWELLDDYYQLVNRITERYNLPKDVTLQDLLMRDELISIEEREEANEEVEQLVLAAAEEAGKQLLDMRQKEGEELHKDLELHLQKLCTTVESLKELAPSVVKAYKERLEKKMKEFASGVFDEARLLTEVAVFSDKADINEEITRLLSHIQQFQHTLQLQEPVGRKLDFLIQEMNREVNTIGSKANDSHIASKVVEMKTFLEKMREQVQNIE
- a CDS encoding DUF370 domain-containing protein, producing MAIKLINIGFGNIVSAHRIISIVSPESAPIKRLIQEAREKGTLIDATYGRRTRAVIIMDSDHVILSAVQPETVAHRLVDKELDE
- a CDS encoding calcium-translocating P-type ATPase, SERCA-type, which encodes MKYHQMPIKEIEQALRTNSKTGLHEEEVQKRRKQFGWNELEEGEKPSLLLLFFSQFKDFMVLVLLAATLISGLLGEYIDAIAIIAIVFINGLLGFFQERKAEKSLEALKELSSPQATVLREGKWITIPTKQIVVGDILKFEIGDRIGADVRIIKANNLEIEESALTGESVPVSKHADPIYEESVSLGDVANMAFMGTMVTRGNGIGIVSAIGMKTAMGNIAHLLQHAESMTTPLQRRLEQLGRILITAALLLTLLVVAVGVLQGHDVYTMFLAGVSLAVAAIPEGLPAIVTVVLSLGVQRMIKKNAIVRKLPAVETLGCASVICSDKTGTMTQNKMTVTHLWSGGNLWTVTGNGYEPSGQFYRANQLVHPHNDRSMHLLMQYGLLCSNAQLQVNEDRYFINGDPTEGAMVVAAYKAGLNREQLATEFLLEHELPFDSKRKMMSVIVKDRQGTRFVVTKGAPDVLLSNCNAILWNGQTVPLSKEKERICIATIEQLASQALRTIAVAYKKLPNSTIPMVPEAIERDLTLVGFQGMIDPPRPEVKQAVAQCRQAGIKTVMITGDHVITAKAIAKQLSILRPNDRVITGQQLNDMTIEELEQVVEQTSVFARVSPEHKLKIVKAFQNRGHIVAMTGDGVNDAPAIKVADIGVAMGITGTDVTKEASSLVLLDDHFATIKEAIQEGRNIYENIRKFIRYLLASNVGEILVMLFAMLLALPLPLVPIQILWVNLVTDGLPAMALGLDRPEDDVMNRKPRHPNEGVFARGLGWKVISRGFLIGFATLLAFLITYDQHPNDLAYAQTCAFATLVLAQLIHVFDCRSETSIFSRNPFGNMYLVWAVLSSIVLMIVVIYFPPLQPIFHTVAIDPRDWLLIIALSAIPTFLLAGTFFARKRRKSML
- the coaBC gene encoding bifunctional phosphopantothenoylcysteine decarboxylase/phosphopantothenate--cysteine ligase CoaBC, whose protein sequence is MTLQGKRILLCVTGGIAVYKACALTSKLTQQGADVKVMMSQSAKQFVTPLTFQALSRNEVYDDTFDEKNPKVIAHIDLADWADLVLVAPATANMIGKLANGIADDMISTTLLATTAPVWIAPAMNVHMYDHPAVKKNIATLASYGYRFVEPSEGYLACGYVGKGRLEEPEKIVALMEEFFAKKESQPLKGKKVLITAGPTRERLDPVRFFTNRSTGKMGYALAEVASSFGADVTLVSGPTSLVPPANVEFVSVESAEEMYQAVIERLSDSDIVIKSAAVADYRPKQTYQQKMKKQDGDLMIELERTKDILKEIGKRKTTQYVVGFAAETNDVEHYARQKLEKKNADMIVANNVITAGAGFGTDTNIVTFVKKDGSTKTLPLMSKHEVAEKLFEEIISDMKEDEPCK